The DNA region GTGAGCGGATTGCGAATCTGAGGCGGTTGTTCAATGCAAGAGAGGGTCTGGATGCTAGCTCTGACTACTTGCCAGAAAGATTTTTGAAAGAGCCATTGCCAGATGGACCATCAAAAGGACAGGTTGTAAATCTGGAAATGATGCTTAAAGAGTATTACCAGCTCAGAAATTGGAGTGAAAATGGACTGCCAACAGAGGAATGTGCTGCGAAACTTGGCCTTCTCAAAGAATGGGAAACGGCGATGAGCGAGTATGCCAAACATAAGAATTGAATTTTACGGTGCTTTCAGGGAGTATGCGAAGGAGATGAACCTTTCGCTCCCGAAAAATGCCACATTGGAAGATGTGTTCCGTGAACTGAATGCAAACATGCCAGAACTTAATAGAAAAATTGAAGCGACGGAGACAGCAATTATCGTGGTTAATGGCAGGAGAGTTGAGCGTGGTTATGTCCTGCAGGATGGTGATGTTGTGAAGTTTTTTTCAAGTGTGCTGGGTGGTTGAGTGAAAGTGGATATGCATGTGCATACAGTGTATTCGCAGGATTCAAAAATTGAGCTTCTGGAATTGCTGAGATATGCAAGAAAGCTCGGGATTGGCGTGGGCATTACGGACCACAACAGAATAAAAGGTGCGTTGCATGGTGTGAAGCTTGGAAAAACTCTAGGCGTTTTTGTTGTGCCAGGGATTGAGGTGAGCACGAAAGCAGGGCATGTGATTGGCTACAATCTGGATGTTGAGGTGAAGCAAGGGCTTTCAGTTGAGGAAACGATTGAAAAAATTAGAGATGCTGGTGGCTTCGTGGTTATCCCGCATCCATACAGATTTGTTTCTGGGATTGGTGATTTAGTTAAACGAGTTTACTGCGATGCTATAGAGGTGCAGAACTCAAGGAACAGTGCTGGTGTGAATAGAAAGGCAAGAGAGATTGCTGAGCAAGGAAAGAAAGGTTTTAGTGCAGGCTCCGATGCCCACAGCATTGAGGAAGTTGGAACGAGCTATGTGGTTGCTGATGCAGAGAAAGTCGAGAATTTGCTTGAGCAAATTAGCAAAGGCGATGTGGAAGTTTATGGAAATTCCAGAGGAGTTGGAAGCGTGATAGCCCAGTATGGAAAAATGCTCAGTGGATATATAAAAAGAGGATTTAGGAGAGTTTAGAGAAAGCGTTTATATCCCCCTTCTTTTCCCGACTTGAGGTGCTCTTAAATGTCTGATGAAAAAATTCTCGGAATGGATGCAGAGAAAGGAAGATGGTTACTTGTTGTTGCAGGTTTGATAATCAACCTCTGCCTTGGAACAATTTACTCATGGTCAGTGTTCCAGAAACCCCTTCAGACATATTTTGGAGAGTTAGGAACAAGGCCATCTGATGCACAGATGCTGCTTGCCTTCTCAATATTCCTCGCCTGTTTCGCAATTGCGATGCCACTTACAGGCAAGTTTATAGAAAAATTTGGTCCGAAAAAAATTACAATCGTTGGGGGCTTGCTCACAGGTCTTGGCTGGCTTTCCGCTTCATTTTCAACACAAATTGAGATGATGTATGTTACCTATGGTATGATTGGAGGCATTGGTGTGGGTATTGCCTATGGCTGCCCAATCGCAGTGTCAACACGCTGGTTCCCAGATAACAAAGGGCTTGCTGTTGGTTTAACTGTTCTCGGTTTTGGTTTTTCTGCCTTTGTCACCGCAAATCTTGCAAACTGGCTCATCGGAGCATATGGCATAATGTCAACACTCAGAATATTTGGGTTGATTTTTATTGCCCTGATTTTCCTACTGGCTTTACCGATGAAATTTCCGCCATCTGGCTGGAAGCCAAGGAACTGGCAGCCGCCTGTAAAGAAAGATGAGAAAAAGAAAACTGAATATACAAGAGAAGAGATGCTCAAAACTCCAACATTTTATGGGCTCTGGCTCAGCTTTTTCATTGGTTGTCTTGCAGGACTCATGGCAATCGGAATTGCAAAGCAAGTGAGCGGCGAGGTGAATGTCCCCGCAGAAATTTCAGCTATGCTTGTTGGTTTCTTCGCAATTTTCAATGGGCTTGGTAGACCTGCGTTCGGAAAACTCACGGACATGCTTAATCCGCAGAGAACAGCAATGTTATCATTTGGCTTGATTGCACTAAGTGCTTTGCTACTGATAGTGAAGCCCACAATGGAAATTTACCTTCTCTCCTTTGCAATTCTCTGGGGTTGCCTTGGGGGCTGGCTTGCAATTGCTCCTGCAGCAACAGCCACATACTTTGGCACTAAGGACTACCCAAGATGCTATGGCGTTGTTTTCGTTGCCTATGGGGCTGGGGCAATTGCAGGGCCATTGCTTGCAGGCTATATAAAAGACACAACTGGAAGTTATCTCAATGTGTTTCCATATGTCTGTGGCTTGGCTCTGATAGGGCTGGCTGTGGCTTTCCTCATGCTTAAACAAAAATAACAAATGAGTACACAGGGAAGCATTGCAAAAGTGCCGCGGGCCGGACTTGAACCGGCGGCTTCCAGATCTTCAGTCTGGCACTCTCCCAACTGAGTTACCGCGGCTTTAGTTGGGGGAGATAAAGGGAATACATTAATTTTTCGGGGGTAACACAGTAGGTTGCCACATCACCTGAAAAAAATAAGAAGGGTGGGATGATGAAGGTGATGGGAGCATTGGGATTTGTTGGGGAGAGGTTACTCCGCAACTTCTGCCTCTTCAGCGGGGTAAACCTCTACTCCAAGTGCTTTGTAGATTTCTTCCCAGGAGCACCAGTCAAATTCTTCCTGCATTTTTTATCACCAATAACTGTATGGGCAGGGAGGTTTATATATCTCAACACCAGGGGTGAGTGAAAGTGAATGTGCTTTCTTTGGTTGATTTATGAATTCTGGCTCACACAGATTTTAAACAAAATATGGAGTGAAAGTGCTCATGTTTCTTTCGTGCATGTGTATTTTTCTACCATGGTAATCGGGTGATATGATTCCTTTGCCTTTCTCAAGCCAGATATCCCCAAATCCTGTTCCCGATTGATGTATCCGAATTTGCCTAACATTGCCTCTGCAAATTTCTGGTTTATATACTGGTATATTCCTGGCAAACGATAATCTCCTTTCTCAAAATGGACAACAACGGTGTCCTTGTTTAATGGCTCTGCAATTGTGAAGCCCACAACCTTCCCATCAAGCAGCACCGCATAGCCAATGAACTCAAGTTCAAAATAATGCTTTACAGCTCTTTCCAGTGCTCGATGCTCTGCCATCACATGAAAGTCATTGTTCAACTCTTTCTCCACAATCCAGTTCAGATTGAGTGCAAGGCACTGTTCAAGATGTTCCTGTTTTAACTCAACAAACACAGCATTTCCACCAGTTTTCTCAACAAATTTTTTTATGTCCTTTCTCTTGCTATAGTATTTTTGTCCTGGCAGTGTTGCAAGCTCCTCTGTAAGGTAAAGATAATCAAAGTTATCCCTATCTGGCACAATCTCATACGCTCTTTGCTTCAAAAACTCAGCACAGTCCTTTGGTGTGAACCTGAAAACTGTTCTTTTTTGCCTTGCTCTATTGTAGTCCTCAATCGCCTGCACAATCTTCTCTGTCTCTGCAGGATTTCTTTCACATACTGGCATCAGAAACTCTTCTTCACCCTTAAGCACAAATCCATTTCCAATTTTTGAGATGTACGCAGGGTATGTATCCCTCCAGATAAACAAACTTCCGAAGCACATTTCCGAAGTTATAGGGTTAGCATGCAGAAGCACTTCCTTCAACACCTTGTGCTCCAGGCCCAATGGCTCAAAATCAGGAAATACTGCCATGTTTTCGGGAATAATTTCATGGGTATAATGGTTGCTGAGATGGCAATCAATGCTCTTTTGAAATTATCCCTTCCTTTGCCAGTGCATCACCAACCTGCTTCATTCCCAATTCTTTGAGCTTGCTGTATTTTGGCTTTCCATCTCTCGTGCAGCCCCTTGCATCATAGAACTCATCCAGCATCACATCGAGATGCACAACCTCTCCTTTTGCAGGGCCATCAGGCATTGGCTCGTGGAGTTGCTTGTATGGCAAGGTATCGTCCTTTCTTGTGATTCCTCGCCTTGCATTGATTGCTCTACGGAGCAAGCAGATGCGTTCTCCCAATTTTCTCACATTCTCTGGCTTTTGATAATCCTTGAAGCCAGTCGTGTAGTAAATCAGGCGTGCATAATCTGAATAGTAGAAAATTGGCGGCCACATCGTGCCGTATTTACAGATGATGAGCGAGTCCACAATCGCATAGTTTGTTTCCATGTCCTCAACTAAAATTCCTTTCAATTTTTCACTTCTCAAATCTAAAATTATTTTTGCATCCTCAGGATATCGCTCCTTTGCTATATCCACATACCCAAGTTCATCAAGACAGGAAATGCTTCGTAAGTGGTCTGCACCTCTCACAGAAATCGCGTGAGTTAAGCCAATTGACTTGTGTGCCCTTCCGTCCTGTCCAGACATTTCAAGCCCTTTAACATGCACTGCGAGTTTTTCTGCCTCGGCACCAAGTTTTGCAGCCAGATTTCGGACACCCTCTGCAAGTTCATTGCCAAAGCCGCGCCTGTAAGCAATGTCCTCCACAAGTTTCACCATGGTCTCAACATCGCCCCATTTTATGCTCTGGTTAATCAGTCCCTTTTCACTCAACTCCATTGCAAATGCAATGCTCTTGCCCGTGCTTATTGTGTCAAGACCGAGTTTGTTGCAAAGGTAGTTTGCATACACAATTGCATCCAATCTGGAATTGAGTTCATCAGAGCCAAAAGCCACGAGCGTCTCATACTCAGGCCCCTCTGTGATTGTGCCACCAAACTCACCAGCATCGATAACCGCCACATACTTGCACTGGATTGCACAGCCCATGCAGGCCTTTCGTTTCTTTCGCACATACTTCCTTACTGCTTCGCCACCAATCTTGTCGAAATCCTTGAAGATGCCAGTGCTATGATTCTTTGTGGGCAAGCGTCCAATCTCCTGCTCTGCCTCAACCAGAGATGTGGTTCCATACTTTCCAAGCGATTCCTGGGCGGCAATTCCCCACCGCTCCTTCGTGTATCTTTGTCTTGCTTCCTCAACTAAAGCCACGAATTTATCTACATCGTAGACCTTGATTTCATTCTCGCCTCTGACAGCAATTGCCTTCAAATGCTTTGCCCCCATCACTGCACCCATGCCAGTCCTACCTGCAGCACGGTATTTGCATACCTGGATTGAGGCAAACTTCACAAGATTTTCTCCAGCTGGACCAATGCAGGCAACCTCTGCACCAGGCATTTCTTCCTTAATTCTATCCGTTGTCTCCAGGACATCTTTGCCCCAGAGATGCTTAGCACTTCTCAATTCCACATTCCCATCATCTATCGCAAGATAGACCGCTTCCTTGCTCCTGCCAGTAATCAAGAGCATGTCAAAGCCAGCATACTTCATCATCGGGCCGAAGAAACCTCCAGAATGGCTTTCACCCCAGATTCCAGTCAATGGAGAGAGGGAGCAGACCGCAAACCTTCCAGTTGGTGGGAAACCTGTGCCATTGACAGGCCCTGTTACAAAGATAAGTGGGTTCTCTGGCTGCAATGGGTCTGTCTTTGCATCTGTCAGTTCCCAGATAAAGCTTGCGGCAAGCCCGACACCGCCAAGATATTTCTTTGCTCTGCTTCGCTCAAGCTCCTTAACAGAGGTTTTTTCCTTTGACAAATCCGCAACAAGAATTTTGCCTGTGTATCCATACATTTTTTCACCTCAATAAAGGGCATTAGTTATACATGCTTTGATGCATGCGGGGTCTCCGTCACAGAGGTCACATTTCAGTGCCTTCTTTAGCCTGTTTGAGTATTTTATTGCACCAAAAGGACAGGCATCTATGCAAGCCCTGCAACCAGTGCATTTTTTCATATCCAAAATCACAACCTCCCCTTCTTTTCTGATTGCACCAGCATTGCATGCCTTCAGGCAAGCAGGAGAGATACAATGCCTGCAGACATTTGGCACGACTTCAAGTTCATCAATTTCATTCACCCAGATTCTTGCCATGGATAGAGAGTATTTTCCAGTGTGTTTTACTGCACAGGCGAGCATGCAGGCCTTGCAACCAGTGCACTTCTCCTTATCTACCATTATTCTGGTCTTTCTTTTAGCTCCTGATGACATCCAAACACCGATGGAATAGAATGTGGAAGAGTATTTTAAGGTTATTGCAGAGCTACATTTTCAGCTTCAGAATGCACCCACCTAAACCTTTATCTCACATGGTGTCTTTGCCCAATCATGAAGACTGCAGAGGAGTATATTGAGAGCATCAAAAA from Thermoplasmata archaeon includes:
- a CDS encoding MoaD/ThiS family protein, which produces MPNIRIEFYGAFREYAKEMNLSLPKNATLEDVFRELNANMPELNRKIEATETAIIVVNGRRVERGYVLQDGDVVKFFSSVLGG
- a CDS encoding PHP domain-containing protein: MKVDMHVHTVYSQDSKIELLELLRYARKLGIGVGITDHNRIKGALHGVKLGKTLGVFVVPGIEVSTKAGHVIGYNLDVEVKQGLSVEETIEKIRDAGGFVVIPHPYRFVSGIGDLVKRVYCDAIEVQNSRNSAGVNRKAREIAEQGKKGFSAGSDAHSIEEVGTSYVVADAEKVENLLEQISKGDVEVYGNSRGVGSVIAQYGKMLSGYIKRGFRRV
- a CDS encoding OFA family MFS transporter, whose amino-acid sequence is MSDEKILGMDAEKGRWLLVVAGLIINLCLGTIYSWSVFQKPLQTYFGELGTRPSDAQMLLAFSIFLACFAIAMPLTGKFIEKFGPKKITIVGGLLTGLGWLSASFSTQIEMMYVTYGMIGGIGVGIAYGCPIAVSTRWFPDNKGLAVGLTVLGFGFSAFVTANLANWLIGAYGIMSTLRIFGLIFIALIFLLALPMKFPPSGWKPRNWQPPVKKDEKKKTEYTREEMLKTPTFYGLWLSFFIGCLAGLMAIGIAKQVSGEVNVPAEISAMLVGFFAIFNGLGRPAFGKLTDMLNPQRTAMLSFGLIALSALLLIVKPTMEIYLLSFAILWGCLGGWLAIAPAATATYFGTKDYPRCYGVVFVAYGAGAIAGPLLAGYIKDTTGSYLNVFPYVCGLALIGLAVAFLMLKQK
- a CDS encoding phosphatidylglycerol lysyltransferase domain-containing protein — protein: MAVFPDFEPLGLEHKVLKEVLLHANPITSEMCFGSLFIWRDTYPAYISKIGNGFVLKGEEEFLMPVCERNPAETEKIVQAIEDYNRARQKRTVFRFTPKDCAEFLKQRAYEIVPDRDNFDYLYLTEELATLPGQKYYSKRKDIKKFVEKTGGNAVFVELKQEHLEQCLALNLNWIVEKELNNDFHVMAEHRALERAVKHYFELEFIGYAVLLDGKVVGFTIAEPLNKDTVVVHFEKGDYRLPGIYQYINQKFAEAMLGKFGYINREQDLGISGLRKAKESYHPITMVEKYTCTKET
- a CDS encoding aldehyde ferredoxin oxidoreductase family protein, which codes for MYGYTGKILVADLSKEKTSVKELERSRAKKYLGGVGLAASFIWELTDAKTDPLQPENPLIFVTGPVNGTGFPPTGRFAVCSLSPLTGIWGESHSGGFFGPMMKYAGFDMLLITGRSKEAVYLAIDDGNVELRSAKHLWGKDVLETTDRIKEEMPGAEVACIGPAGENLVKFASIQVCKYRAAGRTGMGAVMGAKHLKAIAVRGENEIKVYDVDKFVALVEEARQRYTKERWGIAAQESLGKYGTTSLVEAEQEIGRLPTKNHSTGIFKDFDKIGGEAVRKYVRKKRKACMGCAIQCKYVAVIDAGEFGGTITEGPEYETLVAFGSDELNSRLDAIVYANYLCNKLGLDTISTGKSIAFAMELSEKGLINQSIKWGDVETMVKLVEDIAYRRGFGNELAEGVRNLAAKLGAEAEKLAVHVKGLEMSGQDGRAHKSIGLTHAISVRGADHLRSISCLDELGYVDIAKERYPEDAKIILDLRSEKLKGILVEDMETNYAIVDSLIICKYGTMWPPIFYYSDYARLIYYTTGFKDYQKPENVRKLGERICLLRRAINARRGITRKDDTLPYKQLHEPMPDGPAKGEVVHLDVMLDEFYDARGCTRDGKPKYSKLKELGMKQVGDALAKEGIISKEH
- a CDS encoding 4Fe-4S dicluster domain-containing protein, producing the protein MSSGAKRKTRIMVDKEKCTGCKACMLACAVKHTGKYSLSMARIWVNEIDELEVVPNVCRHCISPACLKACNAGAIRKEGEVVILDMKKCTGCRACIDACPFGAIKYSNRLKKALKCDLCDGDPACIKACITNALY